A single Lactuca sativa cultivar Salinas chromosome 8, Lsat_Salinas_v11, whole genome shotgun sequence DNA region contains:
- the LOC111900613 gene encoding uncharacterized protein LOC111900613, with the protein MEKEQKQSDSTSTKNDDPPSLDDTGDIEPAELVLFQVPESYVYLIPPRKTAASYRADEWDINKWAWEGTMKVVSKGEECIIRLEDKTTGELYARAFLRDGEPHPVEPVIDSSRYFVLRVEENIGGRLRHAFIGIGFRERPQAYDFQAALHDHMKYLDKKKTAEEMEQQYQQTSAVDYSLKDGETIVLQLKNKGGKSMRSKFFELGLNNLPDPNEKGKEVGMGISLIPPPPPPSPLSPPVAAVITPPTSPPNFTLTPKEKEKTLSPVVDKSNEPRAIDKQIAQDLPDEDFGDFQAA; encoded by the exons ATGGAGAAAGAGCAGAAGCAATCGGATAGTACAAGCACCAAGAATGATGATCCTCCAAGTTTAGATGATACCGGAGACATTGAACCGGCTGAGCTCGTTCTCTTTCAAGTCCCTGAATCTTACGTTTATCTG ATACCACCAAGGAAAACTGCAGCTTCCTACAG GGCTGATGAATGGGATATAAACAAATGGGCATGGGAAGGAACAATGAAAGTAGTAAGCAAAGGAGAAGAATGTATTATTAGACTTGAAGATAAGACTACAG GTGAGCTTTATGCACGTGCTTTTTTAAGAGATGGAGAGCCTCATCCTGTGGAGCCTGTAATTGATAGCAGCCG ATATTTTGTTCTACGTGTAGAGGAGAACATCG GTGGGAGGCTTCGACATGCTTTTATTGGTATAGGATTCCGAGAAAGACCTCAAGCTTATGATTTCCAAGCTGCTCTTCATGATCATATGAA GTATCTTGACAAGAAGAAAACTGCTGAAGAAATGGAACAGCAATATCAGCAAACTTCTGCAGTTGATTACAGTTTAAAAGATGGGGAAACCATTGTGCTTCAACTAAAAAAc AAAGGTGGTAAAAGCATGAGGTCTAAGTTCTTTGAGCTAGGATTAAATAATCTTCCGGATCCAAACGAAAAAGGAAAGGAGGTGGGAATGGGAATCTCTcttataccaccaccaccaccgccatcaCCACTATCACCGCCAGTTGCCGCTGTGATTACACCACCCACATCACCGCCAAACTTCACTCTTACTCCAAAAGAGAAAGAGAAAACGTTGTCCCCTGTTGTTGACAAGTCAAACGAGCCTCGGGCTATTGACAAACAAATCGCTCAAGATTTACCCGATGAAGATTTTGGGGATTTTCAAGCTGCTTAG
- the LOC111900611 gene encoding putative F-box protein At1g46984, whose protein sequence is MNSSPKRCANEVSLLPYDLIFKILLLLPAKDILKLTLVCKTWRTLISSPNFIESHTTRCEKVLTFLKQFSESRPNTFDINTHNNNNQFTLFDPNPPKKQKLQIYLMEFNFKHQNATITDPNISGFREILATCNGLILATNKTGTLLILNPTTRKLLPLKSGTIVQTRDESYGFVFSPKTQQYKAIHVFRDESGHIDTEILSLSTMQWTGCHVPTFGLFRDFTHKPVSTCGVLYWLPGTNNVNYIISMDIDKEKFSRMDLPVTTGMNDRLIENGDLLNFVAQLTVYRIQIWTLKRAECEEIWVKKCTINMDYDITGLIPVFMTKNGRFLVFKKWREAVYEYDMEEEEMGKMVVDGDRNFNYRMAFTHMNTLVSWSNSTPLW, encoded by the coding sequence ATGAACAGCTCACCGAAGAGATGTGCGAATGAGGTCTCACTTCTTCCCTACGACTTAATTTTCaaaattcttcttctccttcctgCAAAAGACATCTTAAAGCTAACTCTCGTATGCAAAACATGGCGTACCCTGATAAGCAGCCCTAATTTCATCGAATCCCACACCACTCGCTGTGAAAAAGTTCTCACATTTCTTAAACAATTCTCCGAATCACGCCCAAATACATTCGATATCAACACCCATAACAACAACAACCAATTCACACTCTTCGATCCAAATCCTCCCAAAAAGCAAAAACTCCAAATCTATCTAATGGAATTCAATTTCAAACACCAAAACGCCACAATCACCGACCCAAACATTTCCGGTTTCCGCGAAATCTTAGCCACATGTAATGGTTTAATTCTAGCAACAAACAAAACCGGAACTTTACTAATCTTGAATCCCACAACCCGAAAGCTCCTCCCACTCAAATCCGGAACCATAGTTCAAACCCGCGATGAATCATACGGGTTTGTATTCAGCcctaaaacccaacaatataaAGCTATACACGTATTCAGAGACGAATCGGGTCATATAGACACTGAAATACTAAGCTTAAGCACAATGCAATGGACTGGGTGTCATGTCCCCACTTTCGGGCTCTTCCGTGACTTCACACACAAACCAGTTTCCACTTGTGGGGTTCTTTATTGGCTTCCAGGGACTAATAATGTAAATTACATAATCTCAATGGATATAGACAAGGAAAAGTTTTCCCGTATGGATCTTCCAGTTACAACGGGGATGAATGATCGACTTATTGAGAATGGTGACTTGTTGAATTTTGTGGCACAATTGACGGTTTACCGGATTCAAATATGGACATTGAAACGGGCCGAATGTGAGGAAATTTGGGTCAAGAAGTGTACGATTAACATGGATTATGATATAACGGGATTGATTCCGGTTTTCATGACGAAAAACGGGAGGTTTTTGGTTTTTAAGAAGTGGAGAGAAGCGGTTTATGAGTATGATATGGAAGAAGAGGAAATGGGGAAGATGGTGGTTGATGGGGATCGGAATTTTAATTATAGAATGGCGTTTACGCATATGAATACGCTTGTTTCATGGTCGAATTCCACACCGTTGTGGTAG